From one Triticum urartu cultivar G1812 chromosome 3, Tu2.1, whole genome shotgun sequence genomic stretch:
- the LOC125546397 gene encoding soluble inorganic pyrophosphatase 4-like produces the protein MVSLILIHAGNISRSKGRVSNSAPPSHLHLLPLPSAGRQQSVEAIKREAEYPLITTPQLISVHSTAEKHSSILLNAKSLPQIRSSASLAATSIPSMAPSQEVAPPAAATTKEPSTNGNGNGTAATAPKTKTPALNERILSSITRRSVAAHPWHDLEIGPDAPTIFNCVIEIPKGSKVKYELDKKTGLIKVDRVLYSSVVYPHNYGFIPRTLCDDSDPIDVLVIMQEPVVPGCFLRAKAIGLMPMIDQGEADDKIIAVCADDPEYRHFNDIKELPPHRLAEIRRFFEDYKKNENKEVAVNDFLPSEDAYEAIQHSMDLYATYICEGLRR, from the exons ATGGTCAGCCTGATTTTAATTCACGCCGGCAACATATCTCGCAGCAAAGGCCGAGTCAGCAATTCAGCACCACCTTctcatcttcatcttcttcctctgcccTCCGCCGGCAGGCAGCAGTCGGTGGAGGCTATAAAAAGGGAGGCAGAGTATCCTCTCATCACCACACCACAGCTGATCTCAGTCCACAGCACAGCAGAGAAGCATTCTTCCATTCTACTCAACGCAAAGTCCCTCCCTCAG ATCAGATCGAGCGCTAGCCTCGCCGCAACATCCATCCCATCCATGGCCCCCTCCCAAGAAGTCgcgccccccgccgccgccaccaccaaggagcCATCCACCAACGGCAACGGCAACGGCACGGCCGCAACAGCCCCCAAGACCAAGACGCCGGCGCTGAACGAGCGGATCCTCTCCTCCATCACCCGCCGGTCGGTGGCGGCGCACCCGTGGCACGACCTGGAGATCGGCCCGGACGCGCCCACAATCTTCAACTGCGTGATCGAGATCCCCAAGGGGAGCAAGGTCAAGTACGAGCTGGACAAGAAGACGGGGCTCATCAAGGTGGACCGCGTGCTCTACTCCTCCGTCGTCTACCCGCACAACTACGGCTTCATCCCGCGCACCCTCTGCGACGACTCCGACCCCATCGACGTCCTCGTCATCATGCAGGAGCCCGTCGTCCCGGGGTGCTTCCTCCGCGCCAAGGCCATCGGACTCATGCCCATGATCGACCAGGGCGAGGCCGACGACAAGATCATCGCCGTCTGCGCCGACGACCCCGAGTACCGCCACTTCAACGACATCAAGGAGCTCCCGCCCCACCGCCTCGCCGAGATCAGGCGCTTCTTCGAGGACT ACAAGAAGAACGAGAACAAGGAGGTGGCCGTCAACGACTTCCTGCCGTCAGAGGACGCCTACGAGGCCATCCAGCACTCCAT GGATCTCTATGCCACCTACATTTGCGAGGGCCTGAGAAGGTAG